Proteins found in one Enterococcus sp. 9D6_DIV0238 genomic segment:
- a CDS encoding signal peptidase I, which yields MSKRTSAKNLDNFSERVPTKQRPKRRSQNRKDYDQVRPKVGKYDEADTKPRRKSKPNTDRKKGTSFERGDKAARRQRIRKEESFQNQRMRRRHDRQDPQVTEKKPAIMIFSFFSNLFFYVVTIGIIMMAVMFSFSSKSTASIFGYRFYTVLTNSMVPQENGPKGGFYAGDIVIVKMTDGTKVKKDDIVTFAVGDGSRYLTHRMVDRKDELNGEKGDFLITKGDANKSNDPPIAADRVLGKVIVAVPKIGNLLDFIREEFWACLICVLSLYGFFLVLKAYLFSPKEEYIRRKKTSKHPAYGQ from the coding sequence ATGTCAAAGAGAACGTCTGCCAAAAATTTAGATAATTTTAGTGAAAGAGTACCTACAAAGCAGCGTCCTAAGCGTCGTTCCCAGAATAGAAAAGACTATGATCAGGTACGTCCGAAGGTTGGAAAATATGATGAAGCTGATACGAAGCCGAGACGAAAATCAAAACCAAACACGGATAGAAAAAAAGGCACCTCCTTTGAAAGAGGGGATAAAGCTGCTAGGCGTCAGCGAATTCGTAAAGAAGAATCTTTTCAAAATCAGAGGATGAGAAGGCGTCATGACAGACAAGATCCCCAAGTTACTGAAAAAAAACCAGCAATCATGATTTTTTCTTTTTTTAGCAACTTATTTTTTTACGTAGTAACCATTGGAATTATTATGATGGCGGTGATGTTTTCCTTCAGTTCAAAATCTACAGCTTCGATTTTCGGCTATCGTTTCTATACAGTGTTGACGAATTCGATGGTTCCGCAAGAAAATGGCCCAAAGGGTGGTTTTTATGCTGGAGATATCGTGATCGTCAAAATGACAGATGGAACAAAAGTAAAGAAAGATGACATCGTGACGTTTGCTGTTGGCGATGGTTCCCGCTATTTGACACACAGAATGGTCGATCGTAAAGATGAGCTGAATGGTGAAAAAGGTGATTTTTTGATCACTAAGGGGGATGCTAACAAAAGTAATGATCCGCCGATAGCTGCAGATCGTGTATTAGGTAAAGTGATCGTAGCAGTTCCAAAAATCGGTAATCTTTTAGATTTTATTCGGGAAGAATTTTGGGCATGTCTGATCTGTGTTCTTTCTTTATACGGATTTTTCTTAGTATTGAAAGCCTATTTGTTTTCACCCAAAGAAGAATATATCAGAAGAAAAAAGACATCAAAACATCCAGCATATGGACAGTGA
- the metF gene encoding methylenetetrahydrofolate reductase [NAD(P)H], with amino-acid sequence MRTDALFKEKTVFSFEIFPPRRTAPVETIYHTLERLKGQQPDFISVTLGAGGTGNNLSTADIAQKIQEEQFLPSVAHLPAVNFSKNEVIAILDELKQKKVENILALRGDILPDKEPKKDFVYANDLITFIHEQGQFNIIGACYPETHSDAASSVEDIQNLKRKVDAGTNQLITQLFFDNHYFYTFKEKCEIAGIDIPIQAGIMPVVNKKQIERMVKMSNVTLPTKFLKMMERYEHNPEAIRDAGIAYAINQIVDLVAQGADGIHLYTMNNPYVAQKIREATRSLFEA; translated from the coding sequence ATGAGAACAGATGCCTTGTTTAAAGAAAAAACTGTTTTTTCTTTTGAAATATTTCCGCCAAGAAGAACAGCTCCTGTAGAGACGATTTATCATACGTTAGAACGTTTAAAAGGACAACAGCCTGATTTTATCAGTGTTACATTAGGCGCTGGCGGCACGGGAAATAATTTAAGTACAGCAGATATTGCTCAAAAAATACAAGAAGAACAATTTTTGCCAAGTGTGGCTCACTTACCTGCTGTCAATTTTTCTAAAAATGAGGTCATCGCAATTTTGGATGAATTAAAACAGAAGAAGGTCGAGAATATTTTGGCATTGAGAGGGGATATTTTGCCTGACAAAGAACCTAAGAAAGACTTTGTTTATGCGAATGATCTCATCACATTTATTCATGAACAAGGACAATTCAATATCATCGGTGCCTGCTATCCTGAAACGCATAGTGATGCCGCGAGCTCGGTAGAAGATATTCAAAATTTGAAACGAAAAGTAGATGCGGGGACGAATCAACTGATCACACAATTATTCTTTGATAATCACTACTTTTATACTTTTAAAGAAAAATGTGAGATAGCAGGAATCGATATACCGATTCAAGCAGGGATCATGCCTGTCGTAAATAAGAAGCAAATTGAACGGATGGTAAAAATGTCGAATGTGACTCTGCCAACAAAATTTTTGAAGATGATGGAGCGCTATGAACACAACCCGGAAGCGATCAGAGATGCCGGCATTGCTTATGCAATTAATCAAATTGTAGATTTGGTTGCTCAGGGTGCAGATGGTATTCACTTGTACACGATGAATAATCCTTATGTAGCACAAAAAATCAGAGAAGCGACGCGTAGTCTATTTGAAGCATAA
- the metE gene encoding 5-methyltetrahydropteroyltriglutamate--homocysteine S-methyltransferase yields the protein MKTSIIGFPRVGELRELKFATEKYFRKEITADELETTGKELRKKHWQLLVDQGIDFIPSGDFSFFDTTLDTAVLLNLVPKKYKELELSPLETYFALARGYQGEAGDVTALAMKKWFNTNYHYMVPEIDDETELQLVGSTLVDTFKEAKTLGIKTRPTILGPFTLLKLATYQGQKGAEDFYQAAISAYSQLFTELSKEECEWLQIDEPALVLDLTQEESKQFKTLYQALLAEKGDLNILVQTYFGDVRDVYQELVDLPFDGIGLDFVEGRKTLELVEKYGFPKDKLLFAGIINGKNIWANDYQKSLALIEKLQSAGEIVLNTSCSLLHVPFTLKNETSLGVDVTNHFAFAVEKLAEINNVKKINEDKYLHQALLEKNISLFKQERYIKNEQLAEKIERLTEDDFVRRPVLVERAAIQKDKLNLPILPTTTIGSFPQTKEVKQNRAKFKKGEITEAEYTAFNQEKIAECVAFQEEIGLDVLVHGEFERNDMVEYFGESLDGYLFTEKAWVQSYGTRCVKPPIIWGDVSRSNPMTVSYSKYAQSLTDKPMKGMLTGPVTILNWSFPREDISLKESTLQLALAIQEEVLDLEANGIEIIQIDEAALREKLPLRQSDWHSEYLDWAIPAFRLVHSKVQPTTQIHTHMCYSEFADIIRDIDNMDADVISFEASRSNLTILDALKAIDFQTQVGPGVYDIHSPRVPLVEEIEKTIHNILKKLPVEKVWVNPDCGLKTRGVTETHASLRNLVLAAKQVRGGI from the coding sequence ATGAAAACATCGATTATTGGCTTTCCCAGAGTTGGGGAATTACGGGAATTAAAATTTGCGACAGAAAAGTATTTTAGAAAAGAGATCACAGCAGATGAACTGGAGACTACGGGAAAAGAGTTGCGGAAAAAGCACTGGCAGCTTTTAGTCGATCAGGGAATCGATTTCATCCCTAGTGGTGATTTTTCTTTTTTCGATACAACATTGGATACAGCAGTCTTGCTGAATTTAGTACCGAAAAAATATAAAGAGTTAGAGTTGTCACCGCTTGAAACATATTTTGCATTGGCAAGAGGATATCAAGGTGAAGCTGGTGATGTAACGGCATTAGCAATGAAGAAATGGTTCAATACCAATTATCATTACATGGTTCCGGAAATTGATGATGAAACGGAGCTTCAGCTAGTTGGCAGTACGCTAGTCGATACCTTTAAAGAGGCGAAAACCCTAGGAATCAAGACACGTCCAACGATATTGGGTCCTTTTACATTATTAAAATTAGCTACTTATCAGGGGCAAAAAGGTGCCGAAGATTTTTATCAAGCAGCTATTTCAGCATACAGTCAATTATTTACAGAGTTATCCAAAGAAGAGTGCGAATGGCTTCAGATCGATGAACCAGCATTAGTCTTAGATTTGACACAAGAAGAAAGCAAGCAGTTTAAAACATTGTATCAAGCATTGCTTGCTGAAAAAGGCGATCTAAATATTTTAGTTCAGACATATTTTGGAGACGTTCGAGATGTGTATCAGGAATTAGTTGATCTTCCTTTTGATGGGATCGGTCTAGATTTTGTTGAAGGAAGAAAAACACTAGAATTAGTGGAAAAATATGGTTTTCCAAAAGATAAATTACTTTTTGCAGGGATTATAAATGGGAAGAATATTTGGGCAAATGACTATCAAAAATCGTTAGCGCTGATCGAAAAGCTTCAATCAGCCGGTGAGATTGTTTTAAATACGTCTTGTTCGTTATTGCACGTTCCTTTTACACTAAAAAATGAAACTTCTTTGGGCGTTGATGTAACGAATCATTTTGCTTTTGCTGTTGAGAAATTGGCTGAAATCAATAATGTGAAGAAAATCAATGAAGACAAGTATCTTCATCAAGCATTATTAGAAAAAAATATCAGCCTATTTAAACAGGAACGCTATATTAAAAATGAACAATTGGCAGAGAAAATCGAACGGTTAACAGAGGATGATTTTGTTCGTCGGCCAGTCTTGGTAGAACGTGCGGCTATTCAAAAAGACAAATTGAATCTGCCGATTTTACCAACGACAACGATCGGTTCATTTCCGCAAACCAAAGAGGTAAAACAAAATCGTGCTAAATTCAAAAAAGGTGAAATCACAGAAGCAGAATATACTGCGTTCAACCAAGAAAAAATTGCTGAATGTGTCGCCTTTCAAGAAGAAATTGGCTTAGATGTTCTTGTTCATGGTGAGTTTGAGCGAAATGACATGGTAGAATATTTTGGCGAGAGTCTGGATGGTTATTTGTTTACTGAAAAGGCATGGGTACAATCATACGGCACTCGTTGTGTGAAGCCGCCGATCATCTGGGGGGATGTGTCACGTTCGAATCCAATGACAGTTTCCTATTCTAAATATGCTCAAAGCTTGACAGATAAGCCGATGAAAGGAATGTTGACAGGACCTGTAACGATTTTGAACTGGTCATTTCCGCGAGAAGATATTAGTTTGAAAGAGTCGACATTGCAGCTAGCTTTAGCTATTCAGGAAGAGGTTTTGGATCTAGAAGCTAATGGGATCGAGATCATTCAGATCGATGAAGCAGCTTTACGGGAAAAATTACCGTTGCGTCAATCTGACTGGCATTCTGAATATTTGGATTGGGCGATTCCGGCGTTTCGTTTAGTGCACAGTAAAGTCCAACCAACGACTCAAATTCATACACATATGTGTTATAGCGAGTTTGCGGATATTATTCGGGATATCGATAATATGGATGCAGATGTGATTTCGTTTGAAGCCTCTCGTTCAAATTTAACGATTTTAGATGCTTTGAAAGCTATTGATTTCCAAACGCAAGTGGGACCTGGTGTTTATGATATCCACTCACCACGAGTACCTTTAGTCGAAGAAATAGAAAAGACGATCCATAATATTTTAAAAAAGTTGCCTGTTGAAAAAGTTTGGGTCAACCCGGACTGTGGATTGAAAACCCGCGGCGTGACGGAAACACATGCAAGCTTGAGAAATTTAGTCCTCGCAGCTAAACAGGTACGTGGAGGGATTTAA
- a CDS encoding epoxyqueuosine reductase QueH yields MINVTEITGKLSPNQKINYDRVLQKLIADWEKRAIRPTILLHSCCAPCSTYTLEYLTKYADVTIYFANSNIHPRAEYLRREIVQKQFVEMFNERTNNDVHFLSAPYEPNDFMQMVKVNNLSEEPEGGKRCSACFHMRLDIVAEKAQELGYDYFGSALTLSPKKNSQLINEIGIDIQKFYATNYLPSDFKKNNGYKRSIELCKEYDVYRQCYCGCLFAATKQGVDLKMVNKEARKYLKDQME; encoded by the coding sequence GTGATAAACGTAACAGAAATAACGGGAAAATTATCTCCAAATCAAAAGATCAATTATGATCGTGTCCTGCAAAAGCTGATTGCAGATTGGGAAAAACGGGCGATTCGCCCAACTATTTTACTTCATAGCTGTTGCGCACCTTGCAGTACGTATACACTTGAGTACTTAACGAAATACGCGGATGTGACGATTTATTTTGCAAATTCCAATATCCATCCTCGGGCAGAATACTTGCGGCGTGAAATCGTTCAAAAACAATTTGTGGAAATGTTCAATGAACGAACGAATAATGATGTTCACTTTTTATCTGCCCCTTATGAACCTAATGATTTCATGCAGATGGTCAAAGTAAATAACTTATCTGAAGAACCAGAAGGTGGTAAACGTTGTTCTGCTTGTTTTCACATGCGCTTGGATATCGTTGCTGAGAAGGCACAAGAATTAGGCTATGATTATTTTGGCAGTGCGCTGACTTTGTCACCAAAGAAAAATAGTCAATTGATCAATGAAATTGGGATCGATATTCAAAAATTTTATGCAACAAACTATCTACCAAGCGATTTTAAGAAAAATAATGGGTATAAGCGTTCAATCGAACTTTGCAAAGAATACGATGTCTATCGTCAATGTTATTGTGGTTGTCTATTTGCCGCAACTAAGCAAGGTGTTGATCTTAAAATGGTCAATAAAGAGGCAAGAAAATATTTAAAAGATCAAATGGAATAG
- a CDS encoding hemolysin family protein — MLAINFFILFLMIAVTAFFVASEFALVKIRMSRLEQLKKDGVKNAELAIHVTHHLDAYLSASQLGITLTGLIIGWVGEGSVAALLHPLIGNLPISAALSRTISIILGFALVTYVDVVVGELLPKSYSIAQTEKVVLAIVKPLHYFYKIMYPFIWLLNHSAAGLGKLLGIKLVSEGEETLTQEELLFVAVDSYKKGELTKEEYHYMENVFEFDDTLAKEIQVDRTSMEVFEADETVTQAIQHSLKRGHTRYPVIEESKDQVLGYVTLPTLIRESFVDGERKVCDLVEEPIVALATTPIKTLLTMMRKEGKHIAILKDEYGGTTGMVTIEDILEELVGDIRDETDLETALIAKESENTYIISGKITLDDFERYFKVKIPEFEASEMSTLAGFIVEQKNTQITVGDRFVFNEFTFEVMDYEHAHIDYFKVTK; from the coding sequence ATGCTTGCAATTAATTTTTTTATTTTATTTTTAATGATCGCTGTTACTGCTTTTTTTGTAGCAAGCGAATTTGCTTTAGTGAAGATTCGAATGTCTAGATTGGAACAATTAAAAAAAGATGGAGTTAAAAATGCTGAACTGGCGATCCACGTCACACATCATTTAGATGCTTATTTATCGGCAAGTCAGTTAGGGATCACTTTGACTGGATTGATCATTGGTTGGGTCGGTGAAGGCTCTGTAGCTGCTTTACTACATCCTTTGATCGGCAACTTACCGATCAGTGCAGCATTGAGCAGAACGATTTCTATTATTTTAGGTTTTGCATTGGTTACTTATGTCGATGTTGTAGTAGGTGAGTTATTACCTAAAAGTTATAGCATTGCGCAAACAGAAAAAGTTGTTTTAGCTATAGTTAAACCGCTGCATTATTTTTATAAAATCATGTATCCATTTATTTGGCTGTTAAATCATTCGGCAGCTGGATTAGGAAAACTATTAGGGATCAAACTAGTTTCAGAAGGTGAAGAAACCTTGACTCAAGAGGAATTACTTTTTGTGGCAGTCGATTCTTATAAAAAAGGTGAGCTCACAAAGGAAGAGTATCATTATATGGAGAATGTCTTTGAATTTGATGATACCCTCGCAAAAGAAATTCAAGTCGATCGGACATCGATGGAAGTTTTTGAGGCGGATGAAACGGTCACACAAGCGATACAGCATTCTTTAAAACGAGGACACACAAGATATCCTGTGATCGAAGAGTCAAAAGACCAGGTACTGGGCTATGTTACCTTGCCGACATTGATCAGAGAATCTTTTGTAGATGGAGAAAGAAAAGTCTGTGATCTAGTCGAAGAACCGATCGTAGCTCTAGCGACAACACCTATCAAAACCTTGTTGACAATGATGCGTAAAGAGGGAAAACACATTGCGATCTTAAAAGATGAATATGGCGGAACTACTGGAATGGTCACGATCGAAGATATTTTAGAAGAGCTTGTTGGAGATATTCGTGATGAAACGGATTTGGAAACGGCTCTGATCGCAAAAGAGTCAGAGAATACGTATATCATCTCAGGGAAAATCACGCTGGATGATTTTGAACGTTATTTCAAAGTTAAAATACCAGAATTTGAAGCGTCTGAAATGTCGACCTTAGCAGGATTTATTGTTGAACAAAAGAATACTCAAATTACAGTTGGAGATCGATTCGTATTTAATGAATTTACTTTTGAAGTCATGGATTATGAGCATGCACATATTGATTATTTTAAAGTAACAAAATAA
- a CDS encoding KUP/HAK/KT family potassium transporter, whose protein sequence is MGVVYGDIGTSPLYVMKAIVGDNGGLQNVSENFIIGAVSLIFWTLTILTTIKYVVIALNADNHGEGGIFSLYTLVRKKGKYLIIPAMIGGAALLADGVLTPAVTVTTAIEGLRGIPIFFERFGNDQNIIVIITLVIILVLFSVQRFGTDAVGKAFGPIMFAWFTFLGIMGLINFGQDWTVLRALNPYYAIHLLMSPENKLGIFVLGNVFLATTGAEALYSDLGHVGKYNIRASWPYIKVCLVLNYLGQAAWILSAKNDPSILAIENLNPFFQMMPNSMMLFGVVFATIAAVIASQALISGSFTLVSEAIKLKLLPRLKIIYPGANIGQMYIPAVNTLLWLICSLIVITFRTSTHMEAAYGLSITVTMLMTTILLMFYLLQKGAPRGIAYLITLFFGSIESIFFVSSIAKFFHGGYVAVGIALLILSVMTIWEWGNIIKEKTSDTVPLKQYVEQLRMLKEDTSVPKSQTNVVFMTPDLIGEEIGRPIIYSILDKQPKRANVYWFVNVEVTDEPFTKEYSVDMMGTDFIVQVQLYLGFHVAQEVNIYIRQIVHDLMKDGRLPKQPQRYSLTPGREVGDFQFIIIREELSKVTELKKWDRQIMQLKLAIKKWTTTPENWFGLEYSEVKYESVPLIIGDTRKTRLRERKPVL, encoded by the coding sequence ATGGGGGTCGTTTATGGCGATATCGGAACTAGTCCGCTTTATGTAATGAAAGCAATCGTTGGAGATAATGGCGGTCTTCAAAATGTGTCAGAGAACTTTATTATTGGAGCGGTGTCATTGATTTTTTGGACACTGACGATTTTAACAACGATCAAATATGTTGTGATTGCTTTGAATGCGGATAACCATGGTGAAGGAGGGATCTTTTCTTTATATACGCTTGTGCGTAAAAAAGGAAAGTATCTGATCATTCCGGCGATGATCGGAGGCGCTGCGCTTTTAGCAGATGGTGTCCTGACTCCAGCTGTGACTGTGACGACTGCAATAGAAGGATTACGTGGTATTCCGATATTTTTCGAGCGTTTCGGCAATGATCAAAATATTATTGTGATCATTACGTTAGTGATCATTCTTGTGCTGTTTTCAGTGCAGCGCTTTGGGACAGATGCTGTTGGTAAAGCATTCGGACCAATCATGTTTGCTTGGTTTACTTTTTTAGGTATCATGGGTCTGATCAATTTTGGACAAGATTGGACGGTCTTGCGGGCGTTGAATCCCTATTATGCGATCCATCTTTTAATGAGTCCTGAAAATAAGCTGGGGATTTTTGTTTTAGGGAATGTCTTTCTTGCAACAACTGGTGCAGAAGCATTGTACTCTGATTTAGGTCACGTAGGAAAATATAATATACGTGCAAGCTGGCCGTACATCAAAGTCTGTTTAGTACTGAATTATTTAGGTCAGGCTGCGTGGATTTTAAGTGCTAAAAATGATCCATCGATTTTAGCAATTGAAAACTTGAACCCATTTTTCCAAATGATGCCAAATAGCATGATGCTGTTTGGAGTTGTTTTTGCTACGATTGCAGCCGTAATTGCTTCGCAGGCTCTGATTTCAGGTTCGTTTACTTTAGTATCAGAAGCGATCAAATTAAAATTATTACCAAGATTAAAAATCATTTATCCTGGTGCGAATATCGGTCAAATGTATATTCCGGCTGTGAATACACTGTTATGGCTGATTTGTTCATTGATCGTAATCACATTTAGAACATCTACACATATGGAAGCCGCATATGGACTTTCGATCACAGTAACGATGTTGATGACAACTATTTTGCTTATGTTCTATCTACTTCAAAAAGGTGCACCACGCGGAATTGCTTATCTTATTACTTTATTCTTCGGCAGTATTGAATCGATTTTCTTTGTGTCGAGTATTGCAAAATTCTTCCATGGTGGTTACGTCGCTGTGGGGATCGCCCTTTTGATCCTTAGTGTGATGACGATTTGGGAATGGGGCAATATCATCAAAGAGAAAACATCAGATACAGTGCCTTTGAAGCAATATGTGGAGCAATTGCGGATGTTGAAAGAGGATACTTCTGTACCAAAATCTCAAACAAATGTGGTCTTCATGACTCCTGATTTGATTGGCGAAGAAATTGGCCGACCAATTATTTATTCGATTTTAGATAAACAGCCGAAACGGGCAAATGTTTATTGGTTTGTCAATGTTGAAGTAACGGATGAGCCTTTTACGAAAGAGTATTCTGTTGATATGATGGGGACTGATTTTATCGTTCAGGTTCAATTGTATCTTGGCTTCCATGTGGCTCAAGAAGTAAATATCTATATTCGCCAAATCGTTCATGATTTGATGAAAGACGGCCGTTTACCAAAACAGCCACAAAGATATTCCTTGACTCCTGGTCGTGAGGTTGGGGATTTCCAATTTATCATTATTCGGGAAGAGCTTTCAAAAGTTACTGAGTTAAAAAAATGGGATCGTCAAATCATGCAATTGAAGCTGGCGATCAAAAAATGGACGACCACTCCGGAAAACTGGTTTGGTCTGGAATATAGTGAAGTGAAATATGAGTCTGTACCATTGATCATTGGTGATACTCGTAAAACACGATTAAGAGAAAGAAAACCTGTGTTATAA
- a CDS encoding helix-turn-helix transcriptional regulator, protein MPKKKNSSFESSIHVYRAMKRMTQQELADKVGVSRQTIIQLERNRYNPSLLLAHDIADVFEVPIEQIFTFKKLTDDEQTSEETD, encoded by the coding sequence TTGCCAAAAAAGAAGAACTCATCCTTTGAGAGTTCCATTCACGTCTACAGAGCTATGAAACGCATGACCCAACAGGAACTTGCTGATAAAGTAGGAGTATCTAGACAAACTATCATTCAACTAGAAAGAAATAGGTACAATCCTTCCCTTTTATTGGCTCATGACATAGCAGATGTTTTTGAAGTGCCGATTGAACAAATCTTCACTTTCAAAAAATTAACAGACGACGAGCAAACAAGCGAAGAAACCGATTAA